One part of the Astatotilapia calliptera chromosome 9, fAstCal1.2, whole genome shotgun sequence genome encodes these proteins:
- the LOC113029698 gene encoding oocyte zinc finger protein XlCOF6-like produces the protein MDDINQKHPAPASKDEPAAIPVEKTFPAMKQLRRRKRANREERSLSCDQCGKTFTQRCNLKSHQLVHTKFKAFNCDLCGMSFTHSNNLKRHQLIHTDVKPFSCDQCGKSFIQKYHLKIHKLIHSSVKPFSCGECGKSFIQSNRLKAHQLVHSEVKPFSCDQCGNTFTQRCSLKVHQRLHTAFKALCCDQCGKSFTHKGHLKRHYKIHVGGKSFVCDQCGKSFHYRDHLERHQGVHSEVKPFTCDQCGKAFTEIGRLKTHQLIHSGEKPFSCDLCGKSFTQMGNLKTHQLIHSGDKPLTCDQCGKAFAYVGNLKRHQLIHSGDKPFNCEQCEQSFTHIAALKSHQLTHSGTKQFVCGDCGKAFTHMNGLKSHQLIHSGAKQFVCGQCGKAFTYMTGLKSHQLIHSGDKPFSCEQCGESFTHIAALKSHQLTHSGTKQFVCGQCGKAFTYMTGLKSHQLTHSGVKSFVCGQCGKSFIHKTNLLRHQKTHKVSSSDKVIVY, from the coding sequence atggatgacatcaaccAAAAACATCCAGCACCAGCAAGTAAAGATGAGCCAGCGGCGATCCCTGTGGAAAAGACTTTTCCTGCTATGAAGCAGCTCAGAAGACGCAAGCGCGCCAACAGGGAGGAGAGAAGCTtgagctgtgatcagtgtggaaagaccTTTACTCAGAGATGCAActtaaaatcacatcagctCGTCCACACGAAATTTAAAGCTTTCAACTGTGATCTGTGTGGGAtgtcttttactcacagtaACAACTTAAAAAGACATCAGCTGATCCACACCGATgtgaaaccattcagctgtgatcagtgtggaaagtcttttattcAGAAATATCATTTAAAGATACATAAGCTGATCCACAGCAGTgtgaaaccattcagctgtggtGAGTGCGGAAAGTCTTTTATTCAGAGTAACCGCTTAAAAGCACATCAGCTCGTCCACAGTGAAGttaaaccattcagctgtgatcagtgtggaaacaCCTTTACTCAGAGATGCAGCTTAAAAGTACATCAGCGCCTCCACACTGCATTTAAAGCTTtatgctgtgatcagtgtgggaagTCTTTTACTCACAAAGGTCACTTAAAGAGACATTATAAGATCCATGTTGGAGGTAAATCATttgtctgtgatcagtgtggaaagtcttttcaTTATAGAGATCACTTAGAGAGACATCAGGGCGTCCACAGTGAAGTTAAACCTTTcacctgtgatcagtgtggaaaggctTTTACTGAGATTGGtagattaaaaacacatcagctcatccacagtggagagaAACCATTCAGTTGTGatctgtgtggaaagtcttttactcaGATGGgcaatttaaaaacacatcagcttATCCACAGTGGAGATAAACCTCTcacctgtgatcagtgtggaaaggctTTTGCTTACGTTGGTAACTTAAAAAGacatcagctcatccacagtggagatAAACCTTTCAACTGTGAGCAGTGTGAACAGTCTTTTACTCACATTGCTGCCTTGAAATCACATCAGCTCACCCACTCTGGTACTAAACAATTTGTATGTGGTGACTGTGGAAAGGCTTTTACTCACATGAATGGcttaaaatcacatcagctcatccactcTGGTGCTAAACAATTTGTATGTGGTCAGTGTGGAAAGGCTTTTACTTACATGACTGGcttaaaatcacatcagctcatccacagtggagatAAACCTTTCAGCTGTGAGCAGTGTGGAGAGTCTTTTACACACATTGCTGCCTTGAAATCACATCAGCTCACCCACTCTGGTACTAAACAATTTGTATGTGGTCAGTGTGGAAAGGCTTTTACTTACATGACTGGcttaaaatcacatcagctCACCCACTCTGGAGTTAAATCATTTGTATGTGgtcagtgtggaaagtctttcatCCATAAAACAAATCTATTGAGGCATCAGAAAACCCACAAAGTGTCCTCCTCTGACAAggtgatagtttattaa